One genomic segment of Panicum virgatum strain AP13 chromosome 2N, P.virgatum_v5, whole genome shotgun sequence includes these proteins:
- the LOC120658951 gene encoding GDSL esterase/lipase At4g10955-like translates to MAWKGPAPPAPTPDPPLPKLDSDEDFHITGPRHMMTISPTETIEIDWDKEEHRRCITACLVRGTYVLESERTKSREASDDTRAPAWWESFHFRKLCVLECECECVFCQIGRHIVDIDFGRQRFIYGAIFEYVPPGGSPRHPSAPSYVVAFRGTMRRDATTVGDMRLNLRILLNAHHSCGRFSHAREKVREFLNSTAIPNGGLVWMAGHSLGASIALDGGRDMMAQRELNLNIPTFLFNPPHVSLAAAFNNELPMAKVAKIVVTSSSYFFKHGLGTVLMKRHKEDMGEQFKQLSPWIPNLYVHRRDFICKGFIDYFEQREQMHKLLPGVAASGTTLSYRDMCLFLFGMHKERPHLLPSAMLWENQSSVGNPHELRQWWLPQGPELVLSRKAYKWPA, encoded by the exons ATGGCCTGGAAGGGTCCAGCCCCCCCTGCTCCCACGCCGGATCCACCCCTACCCAAGCTTGATTCAGATGAGGATTTCCACATCACTGGCCCGAGGCATATGATGACAATTTCTCCGACAGAGACAATTGAAATAGATTG GGACAAGGAGGAGCACCGCCGCTGCATCACCGCCTGTCTTGTTAGAGGCACTTACGTTCTGGAGAGCGAGCGAACCAAGTCGCGCGAGGCCAGCGACGACACACGCGCGCCGGCGTGGTGGGAGAGCTTCCACTTCCGCAAGCTTTGCGTGCTCGAGTGTGAGTGCGAATGCGTCTTCTGCCAGATCGGCCGGCACATCGTCGACATCGACTTTGGAAGACAGCGCTTCATCTACGGAGCCATCTTCGAGTACGTGCCACCGGGCGGTTCGCCACGCCACCCGTCGGCTCCGAGCTACGTCGTCGCCTTCCGGGGCACCATGCGACGGGACGCCACAACTGTGGGCGACATGCGCCTCAACCTCAGAATCCTGCTCAACGCGCACCACAGCTGCGGCCGCTTCAGCCATGCGCGCGAAAAGGTCAGGGAATTCCTGAACTCGACGGCCATCCCCAATGGCGGCTTGGTGTGGATGGCGGGTCACTCGCTCGGCGCGTCCATAGCTCTGGACGGGGGGCGTGATATGATGGCCCAAAGGGAGTTGAACTTGAACATCCCGACCTTCCTATTCAACCCACCGCATGTATCGTTGGCCGCGGCGTTCAACAACGAGCTGCCCATGGCGAAGGTGGCCAAGATTGTTGTGACTTCCTCGAGCTACTTCTTCAAGCACGGACTGGGGACAGTTCTGATGAAGCGCCACAAGGAGGACATGGGGGAACAGTTCAAGCAGCTATCGCCGTGGATACCGAATCTGTACGTGCACCGGCGGGACTTCATCTGCAAGGGCTTCATCGACTATTTCGAGCAGCGGGAGCAGATGCACAAGCTGTTGCCCGGCGTGGCCGCGTCGGGCACCACGCTGTCGTACCGGGACATGTGCCTCTTTTTGTTCGGCATGCACAAGGAACGGCCGCACCTCCTGCCATCCGCAATGCTGTGGGAGAACCAGAGCTCAGTTGGCAACCCGCACGAGCTCCGGCAGTGGTGGCTGCCACAAGGCCCGGAACTGGTGTTGAGCCGCAAGGCATACAAATGGCCTGCTTAG